The Gemella haemolysans genome includes a region encoding these proteins:
- a CDS encoding TraX family protein: MKNLKFDGTQLKYIAIIAMTIDHLAWLLYPGLVKEPIPVFMHIVGRLTAPIMWYFIAEGCYYTKDIKKYFFRIISFAVISHFAFCFGLGVPFDITTGSIFNKTSVLFPLAMSVALIAIFKNEKINNTLKILTIIVFCLLTFVADWSSIALMMPFFLYNHRDSKKQQILDYVIWISVYAAIYIIFIDVFYGVLQFATLFSLPLLMRYDGTRGKHIGSKWFFYYYYPIHLAIIGIFRIILYGNISLVL; this comes from the coding sequence ATGAAAAATTTAAAGTTTGATGGAACTCAGTTAAAATATATAGCTATTATTGCTATGACAATTGATCATTTAGCGTGGCTATTATATCCAGGTTTAGTTAAAGAACCGATACCAGTATTTATGCACATAGTAGGACGTTTAACAGCGCCAATTATGTGGTATTTTATCGCAGAAGGATGTTATTATACAAAAGATATTAAAAAATATTTCTTTAGAATTATTAGCTTTGCTGTTATCAGTCACTTTGCATTTTGCTTCGGTCTAGGTGTACCATTTGATATAACTACAGGAAGTATATTTAATAAAACAAGTGTCTTATTCCCATTGGCGATGTCGGTTGCATTGATCGCAATCTTTAAAAATGAGAAGATAAATAATACATTAAAGATTTTAACAATTATAGTGTTCTGTTTATTAACTTTTGTAGCGGATTGGTCTTCAATAGCCCTAATGATGCCATTCTTTCTATATAATCATAGAGATAGTAAAAAACAACAAATACTCGATTATGTTATATGGATAAGTGTTTATGCTGCTATTTATATTATCTTTATAGATGTATTCTATGGAGTATTACAGTTTGCAACTTTATTCTCTCTACCATTATTAATGAGATATGATGGTACCAGAGGAAAACATATTGGTTCTAAGTGGTTCTTCTACTACTATTATCCAATACATTTAGCTATTATAGGTATATTTAGAATAATATTATATGGAAATATTTCATTGGTACTCTAA
- the hchA gene encoding glyoxalase III HchA — translation MTKLTNQPVKDRAEHNAYFPSDYSLSIYTSPVTNFDGFKFENTYRGEKNKILMIASDERYLQMSNGKYFSTGNHPVETLLPMLHMDAAGFEIDIVTLSGNSVKLEMWAMPEKDENVMKLYNKYIEKFENPVKLDRILENITSEDSPYSGVFIPGGHGVMINLPESSEVKEVLKWAIKENKKIITLCHGPAALISGNIDESEFLFKNYEMTVFPDSIDEGANQEIGYMPGKLKWLLAEKLESLGAKIVNEAISGQVHIDRNLITGDSPLAANQLGIVAVDELLKMVNK, via the coding sequence ATGACAAAATTAACAAATCAACCAGTAAAAGATAGAGCAGAACATAACGCGTATTTCCCATCGGACTATTCTTTGAGTATATATACGAGTCCTGTGACAAATTTTGATGGTTTTAAATTTGAAAACACGTATAGAGGGGAAAAGAATAAAATTTTAATGATAGCGTCAGATGAAAGATACTTACAAATGTCTAATGGAAAGTATTTTTCAACAGGTAATCACCCTGTAGAAACATTGTTACCAATGTTACATATGGATGCTGCTGGATTTGAGATAGATATTGTTACTTTATCAGGAAACTCTGTAAAATTAGAGATGTGGGCAATGCCAGAAAAAGATGAGAATGTTATGAAGCTTTATAATAAATATATAGAAAAATTTGAGAATCCTGTTAAATTAGATAGAATTTTGGAGAATATTACTTCAGAAGATTCACCTTATTCAGGTGTTTTCATACCAGGTGGTCATGGAGTAATGATTAACTTACCTGAAAGTAGTGAAGTAAAAGAAGTTCTTAAATGGGCAATTAAAGAGAATAAAAAAATCATAACACTATGTCATGGCCCAGCTGCACTAATTTCAGGAAATATTGATGAATCAGAGTTCTTATTTAAAAATTATGAAATGACTGTTTTCCCTGATAGTATAGATGAGGGAGCAAACCAAGAAATTGGATATATGCCAGGAAAATTAAAATGGTTATTAGCTGAAAAGTTAGAAAGTTTAGGTGCGAAAATAGTAAATGAAGCAATAAGTGGTCAGGTTCATATAGATAGAAACTTAATAACTGGAGACAGTCCTCTTGCAGCAAATCAACTAGGAATTGTAGCTGTAGATGAGTTGTTAAAAATGGTAAATAAATAG
- a CDS encoding YbgA family protein, with protein MNNKEERVQCQKLWAKNKYLVLSHSSKIYLEIRTYLKQEEVSRNKVSELIKQAVSLPEDKGQVTNALHHVWGYFKKYATKEEKENFFEMIEEYHNNKYKKEDLIKEVKQLLKKYPNKYLEESTLINGGQDETLA; from the coding sequence ATGAATAATAAAGAAGAAAGAGTTCAATGTCAAAAGTTATGGGCAAAAAATAAATATCTTGTTTTAAGTCATTCAAGTAAAATATACTTAGAAATTAGAACATATTTAAAGCAAGAAGAAGTATCTCGAAATAAAGTCAGTGAGCTTATAAAACAAGCTGTAAGTTTACCTGAAGATAAAGGACAAGTAACGAATGCATTGCATCACGTTTGGGGATATTTTAAAAAATATGCAACAAAAGAAGAAAAAGAAAATTTTTTTGAAATGATTGAAGAATATCATAATAATAAATACAAAAAAGAAGATTTGATAAAAGAAGTAAAACAACTTCTAAAGAAATATCCAAATAAATATTTGGAAGAATCTACTCTTATTAATGGAGGACAAGATGAGACTTTGGCATGA
- a CDS encoding MarR family winged helix-turn-helix transcriptional regulator, translating into MNNEEVVNKWIAFHSNMKQISTELEDALSKGEHPITLNEYYSLHYLNETEGNILRMTDLSTKISLSLSATSRMLAKFENTCGVIERFSSAEDKRGVCIKLTPKGKKYLENTTSIVTDVLNRNSDKI; encoded by the coding sequence ATGAATAATGAAGAAGTAGTAAATAAATGGATAGCATTTCATAGTAATATGAAACAAATAAGTACTGAATTAGAAGATGCCTTATCAAAAGGAGAGCACCCAATAACTTTAAATGAATACTATAGCTTACATTACTTGAATGAAACCGAAGGAAATATATTAAGAATGACAGATTTAAGTACTAAGATTTCATTAAGTTTAAGTGCAACATCAAGAATGTTAGCTAAATTTGAGAATACGTGTGGTGTAATAGAAAGATTTTCTTCTGCTGAGGACAAGAGAGGTGTATGTATAAAATTAACACCTAAAGGAAAAAAGTACCTAGAAAACACTACGAGTATAGTTACAGATGTATTAAATAGAAATAGTGATAAAATATAA
- a CDS encoding TIGR02328 family protein — MRLWHEELISKLPRQQLLGQHRECCALRGNGWGKKHSTVDYVFEHKPFFLFKYHELIMQEMKNRGYNVSKEWLDKNYRGKICAPHNDLKEYKINKPVYKEHDAAYYDECIENLAQKDIFI; from the coding sequence ATGAGACTTTGGCATGAAGAACTAATATCAAAATTACCAAGGCAACAACTTTTAGGTCAACATAGAGAATGCTGCGCATTAAGAGGAAATGGTTGGGGTAAGAAACATTCAACGGTAGATTATGTATTTGAACATAAGCCATTTTTCCTTTTCAAGTATCATGAATTAATCATGCAGGAAATGAAGAATAGAGGCTATAATGTTAGTAAAGAATGGCTAGATAAAAATTACAGAGGAAAAATTTGTGCTCCTCATAACGATCTAAAAGAGTATAAAATAAATAAGCCGGTTTATAAAGAACATGATGCAGCATACTATGATGAGTGTATTGAGAATTTAGCACAAAAGGATATTTTTATCTAG